The proteins below are encoded in one region of Oncorhynchus clarkii lewisi isolate Uvic-CL-2024 chromosome 33, UVic_Ocla_1.0, whole genome shotgun sequence:
- the LOC139393260 gene encoding ras-related and estrogen-regulated growth inhibitor: MAKSPEVKLAVFGRAGVGKSALVVRFLTRRFIWEYDPTLESTYRHQATIDDEVVTMEILDTAGQEDTQQKESHMRWGDGFVIVYDITDRGSFDEVAPLRGLLEEVKKPKNVPLVLVGNKADLDHARQVGTEEGERLAAEMACAFYECSACADEGGMVAEAFHELCRELRRRKAVQGKARRRSSTTHVKQAINKMLTKISS, from the exons ctCTAGTGGTGAGGTTTCTGACCAGACGTTTCATCTGGGAGTATGACCCAACGCTTG AATCAACATATCGCCATCAAGCAACCATAGACGATGAGGTTGTGACCATGGAGATCCTTGACACAGCCGGACAG GAGGACACGCAGCAGAAGGAGAGCCACATGCGCTGGGGCGACGGCTTTGTTATCGTATATGACATCACTGACAGGGGCAGCTTCGACGAAGTGGCTCCTTTGCGGGGCCTCCTAGAGGAAGTCAAGAAACCCAAGAATGTCCCGTTGGTTTTGGTGGGCAACAAGGCCGACCTAGACCATGCCCGGCAGGTGGGCACAGAGGAGGGCGAGCGGCTGGCCGCCGAGATGGCGTGCGCCTTCTACGAGTGCTCGGCATGCGCCGACGAAGGCGGCATGGTGGCGGAAGCATTCCATGAGCTGTGTCGCGAGTTGAGGCGCCGCAAGGCGGTCCAGGGCAAGGCCAGGCGCCGTAGCTCCACCACCCACGTCAAGCAGGCCATCAACAAGATGCTGACCAAGATCAGCAGCTAG